One Litoribacterium kuwaitense DNA window includes the following coding sequences:
- the cydS gene encoding cytochrome bd oxidase small subunit CydS, with translation MNYFFIFIAPLLVVVLSLIWLFTWAARSSEPYGNMPLENLDTSMHQTEPEQVSPNDKNAK, from the coding sequence ATGAACTATTTCTTCATTTTTATCGCACCGTTGCTCGTCGTCGTCCTATCGTTAATTTGGCTGTTTACATGGGCTGCCCGCAGCAGTGAGCCTTATGGAAACATGCCGTTGGAAAACTTAGATACGTCCATGCATCAGACAGAACCTGAGCAAGTGTCACCAAACGACAAGAATGCTAAATGA